A stretch of Falco rusticolus isolate bFalRus1 chromosome 2, bFalRus1.pri, whole genome shotgun sequence DNA encodes these proteins:
- the LOC119143844 gene encoding DNA repair protein complementing XP-G cells-like — protein sequence MGVQGLWKLLECAGRPINPEILEGKILAVDISIWLNQAIKGARDRGGSSIRNAHLLTLFHRLCKLLFFRIRPVFVFDGEAPLLKKQTLAKRRQRKEVALSDSRKTTEKLLKTFLKRQVIKTALKGKRNEVLPSITQVRREGIDDIYALPPLEDEEKNSSAEEDEKEWEVRMGQKKILQEELCENPYSVDIESEDFKKLPPEVKHEILTHMEELTKRNRTLFEAMPEESNDFSQYQLRGLLRKSNLNRCIENVQKELNQQHSGEIQTQYENEGGFVKEVESRRVVSEDTSHYILIKGIQARESTTRDFETTAGPSSEMLEFTKLNKVNEAPANTKLVTSDKLQTEKDNKVVTAPPSPRTLLAIQAAMVESSSEEELGGENTGRLNMYQSITEEGSVSPRTLRAIQQALSDDGRREEVVTVKTGGVLPERSDLKDFLLSSSDEEDQFPEDKEGKKIPTFTIHSSNQVIMQDTECEQKSQELERNHITPKDTSISRAGNYSCVDYTRKGKEDVDKEENDSKMGLNSLRDKDINLCMEKPSCSPVQTCIQTLICAETADLSKNEENLTISENIEEVISQTEENASEVQKDIRSFPEAKGPEEERERISESEDSDSDGSFIEVVTEISNKAEFATECDEKLGDETVLPEGETGHHNTVTQDLLKESDEVQFASSQNVEREDDGKDAGDEWQDINLEELEELENDLSAEQNMLQAQKQQQERVAASVTGQMFLESQELLRLFGIPYIEAPMEAEAQCAVLDLTDQTSGTITDDSDVWLFGARHVYKNFFSQNKYVEYYQYVDFQNQLGLDRSKLINLAYLLGSDYTEGIPNVGFVTAMEILNEFPGHGLEPLLKFSEWWNEAQKNKKLRPNPRDTKVKKKLRDLQLSSGFPNPAVAEAYLKPVVDETKGSFTWGKPDIEQIREFCQDHFGWTRTKIDEILLPVIKQLNLQQTQLRIDSFFRLAQHEKLAIKSQRLRRAVTCLKRKEKEADDEIRKAAAVTEMEIKQHGEGKGGGTAGCTNHQAVATEVQSGKRRKHSDSRKERLCGGGFIGNLQLSETSSDSSVEESESRDLGKSKRRKNVSAVEMADHKERKGCSSSSSEDEELGKIVMVTAKPVFEGRKKKSRSKRGIKKKKP from the exons ATGGGAGTTCAAGGACTTTGGAAACTGCTTGAATGTGCTGGAAGACCTATAAACCCCGAAATACTGGAAGGAAAAATCCTTGCTGTTG ATATCAGTATTTGGTTGAACCAAGCAATAAAGGGAGCCAGAGATCGTGGTGGCAGTTCCATACGAAATGCTCACCTCCTCACTCTGTTTCACCGGCTCTGCAAGTTACTGTTTTTCCGAATTCGACCTGTCTTTGTTTTTGATGGAGAGGCACCACTTCTGAAGAAGCAGACCTTG GCTAAGCgaagacaaagaaaggaagttGCCCTCAGTGATTCCAGGAAAACTACAGAGAAActcttgaaaacatttttgaagagACAAGTTATCAAAACTGCTCTTAAGGGCAAAAg GAATGAAGTTTTGCCCAGTATTACACAAGTTCGAAGAGAAGGAATTGATGATATATATGCATTGCCGCCTTTAGAGGATGAAGAGAAGAACAG cTCGGCggaggaagatgaaaaagaatGGGAAGTGAGAATGGGCCAAAAAAAGATCTTGCAG GAAGAGTTATGTGAAAATCCTTATTCTGTAGATATTGAATCCGAAGATTTCAAAAAACTGCCTCCAGAAGTAAAACATGAGATCTTGACTCATATGGAGGAACTTACAAAGCGCAATAGAACATTATTTGAAGCAATGCCAGag gagtCCAATGACTTTTCCCAGTACCAGCTTAGGGGTTTGCTTAGGAAAAGCAACCTCAATCGGTGCAtagaaaatgtacaaaaagAATTGAATCAACAGCACTCGGGTGAAATCCAAACACAATATGAAAATGAAGGTGGTTTTGTGAAAGAAGTGGAATCTAGGAGGGTAGTCTCTGAAGATACTTCTCACTATATCCTAATAAAGG GTATTCAGGCAAGAGAATCTACAACTAGAGACTTCGAAACTACTGCAGGACCCTCATCAGAAATGCTTGAATTTACTAAATTGAATAAAGTCAATGAAGCTCCTGCTAATACAAAGCTAGTTACATCTGACAAGTTGCAGACAGAGAAAGATAACAAGGTGGTGACAGCACCGCCCTCTCCTCGAACTTTGCTTGCTATCCAGGCAGCTATGGTAGAAAGCAGCTCAGAAGAAGAACTGGGAGGTGAAAATACAGGACGATTGAACATGTACCAGTCTATAACAGAGGAAGGCAGTGTGTCTCCAAGAACACTACGGGCAATTCAGCAAGCTCTGAGTGATGATGGTAGAAGAGAGGAAGTTGTTACTGTTAAAACTGGTGGAGTGCTACCAGAAAGATCAGACTTAAAGGATTTTCTGCTTAGTAGCTCAGATGAAGAAGATCAGTTTCCTGAAGataaggagggaaaaaaaatacctacatTTACAATTCATTCATCAAACCAAGTTATTATGCAAGACACTGAATGTGAACAAAAGAGTCAGGAGTTGGAAAGAAATCATATTACACCCAAGGACACCAGTATATCTAGAGCTGGAAATTATTCTTGTGTTGACTATActagaaaaggcaaagaagatgtagacaaagaagaaaatgattCCAAAATGGGCTTAAATTCTTTGAGAGATAAGGATATAAATTTGTGCATGGAGAAGCCAAGCTGTTCCCCTGTACAAACTTGTATACAGACTTTGATTTGTGCTGAAACAGCAGACCTTtctaaaaatgaggaaaacttgacaatttctgaaaatatagaGGAAGTAATTTCGCAAACAGAAGAGAATGCATCTGAGGTACAAAAGGATATTAGATCTTTTCCAGAAGCAAAAGGtcctgaggaggaaagagaacGGATATCAGAGTCTGAAGACAGTGATTCTGATG gAAGCTTTATTGAAGTGGTTACTGAAATCAGTAATAAGGCTGAGTTTGCTACTGAATGCGATGAAAAACTGGGTGATGAAACAGTTCTTCCAGAAGGGGAGACAGGGCACCACAATACTGTCACTCAGGACTTGCTGAAGGAGTCTGATGAAGTACAGTTCGCCAGCAGTCAGAACGTTGAAAGAGAAGATGATGGTAAAGATGCAGGGGATGAGTGGCAAGACATCAATTTG GAAGAACTAGAAGAATTAGAAAATGACCTCTCTGCTGAGCAGAACATGCTTCAGGCtcaaaaacagcagcaggagcgTGTTGCGGCTTCTGTAACAGGACAGATGTTCTTGGAAAGCCAG GAGCTTCTCCGTCTGTTTGGTATTCCGTATATTGAAGCTCCAATGGAGGCAGAGGCACAGTGTGCTGTATTGGACCTTACTGATCAGACCTCTGGGACAATCACTGACGATAGTGATGTTTGGTTATTTGGTGCACGACATGTTtataaaaatttcttcagtcAAAACAAATATGTGGAATATTATCAGTATGTTGATTTTCAAAACCAGCTAG GGTTGGATCGAAGCAAGCTAATTAATTTGGCATACTTGCTTGGAAGTGACTACACTGAGGGTATCCCAAATGTTGGCTTTGTGACAGCAATGGAGATTTTAAATGAGTTTCCTGGACATGGCTTGGAACCTCTCTTAAAATTCAG TGAGTGGTGGAATGAGGCCCAAAAGAATAAGAAATTGAGACCTAATCCACGTGATACCAAAGTCAAGAAGAAACTGCGGGACCTGCAACTTTCTTCAGGTTTCCCAAATCCAGCAGTGGCAGAAGCATACCTGAAGCCTGTAGTGGATGAGACAAAGGGTTCATTCACCTGGGGGAAGCCTGATATAGAGCAGATCAGAGA ATTCTGTCAGGATCACTTTGGCTGGACTAGGACAAAGATAGATGAAATCCTGTTGCCTGTGATCAAACAGCTGAACTTGCAGCAG aCTCAGCTTCGAATTGATTCATTCTTCAGACTGGCCCAGCACGAAAAACTAGCTATTAAAAGTCAGAGGTTGCGCAGAGCTGTGACTTGtctgaagagaaaggaaaaagaagcagatgaTGAAATTCggaaggctgctgctgttacGGAGATGGAAATTAAACAgcatggggaagggaaggggggaggtACTGCAGGCTGCACAAATCATCAAGCCGTGGCAACGGAAGTCCAaagtggaaagagaagaaaacactcAGATTCCAGAAAAGAACGTTTATGTGGAGGTGGTTTTATTGGGAATTTGCAGCTTTCAGAAACTTCTAGTGACTCCTCAGTAGAGGAATCGGAAAGCAGAGATCTAGGCAagagcaaaaggaggaaaaatgtctcTGCAGTGGAGATGGCAGACcataaagagagaaaggggTGCAGTAGCTCAAGTAGTGAGGATGAAGAACTGGGAAAGATAGTCATGGTGACTGCCAAACCTGTGTTTGagggcagaaaaaagaaatcacgGAGTAAGagaggaattaaaaagaaaaagccttaa